Genomic window (Helianthus annuus cultivar XRQ/B chromosome 3, HanXRQr2.0-SUNRISE, whole genome shotgun sequence):
tagattttgtagttagtttttaagttttcgCTTAAAAGACGAGTGAAAAACCATATAAATCGAATAATTTCACCCATAACATTTTCACTCTTCATACTTTCCGCCTCACTCTCCCTGCAAATCACCATTTCCACAAATCTcaaaccacaaccaccaccaccgccaatGGAGTCCACCGCCCTTTTCTCCACCACATTCCGCCCACCCTCCCTCCACCTCCGCTCCCGCCTCTCCAAACCCATTTCCCCCTTCAAACCACCCTTTCTCCGATCACCCCCACCCCCTTACCCCCACTCCTTCACCACCAAACCCCTCCACCTCCTCAAACCCATCTCCGCATCCGCCACCTCCATTCCCCAACCCACCGAACCCAAAACCCTTCACCCACAAGGCGCAAAGATCGTCCCACTAACCCTCTCAATCGCCATCGGTCTCCTCCTCCGTTTCCTCATCCCCAAACCCCCCGACGTCACCCCTCAAGCCTGGCAACTCCTCTCCATTTTCCTCTCCACCATTGCCGGTCTCGTCCTCTCCCCTTTACCAGTCGGCGCTTGGGCATTTATCGGTCTCACCACCTCCATCATAACCAAAACTCTCACTTTCAAAACCGCCTTTAGCGCCTTTACTAATGAGGTTATTTGGTTGATTGTGATTTCCTTCTTTTTTGCCCGTGGCTTTGTTAAGACCGGCTTGGGGGATCGCATTGCCACTTATTTTGTTAAGTGGTTGGGGAAGAGTACTTTGGGGTTGAGTTATGGCTTGGCCTTGAGTGAGACATTGATTGCTCCCGCCATGCCTAGTACCACTGCGCGGGCCGGTGGGGTGTTTTTGCCCATTATTAAGTCCTTGGCGGTTTCCGGTGGGAGTAAACCGAATGATCCGTCGTCCAGGAAGCTTGGGGCCTACCTTGTTCAGTCTCAGTTTCAGGTTAGCAGTTGAACGTTTATTGGTGAATTGGATTTGTTTAGTTTGTTACGGTTATGGGGTTCGGGAAAAGATTGCATGATTAGGTTTTGTTGTACTATTTGGGATTTGAAAGTATAGAATTAAAGGCGTTAGGCGCACCCAAGGCGCgtaggcctcgcctggggcctaggcgcaaggcgcaaaaaaaagCGGGCCTGTGAAAAAAAAGCACACAACAAAAAAAGCTTAAAAGATTTTTATATATTAGAAAattaatactattcttcaaataaaataaaactaaagcTATTATGTAACATTTAATATCgtctatttagtaccaaaagttataaaatgctagtattagtgtagaaaaatagtttccgttagataaaagtagaaatctagctggaatcttgccagaatttaaagaatttggccggaaactctCCAGAACCTAGGAATCTCGTTGGAATATGCGCATGAACCATCACTctgagaattaaagcgcaattgtcttgacttaaggcgcaattgcctcgccttgctaggaaattgggcctaggcgcaagaggcgatggcttttaacaaacAACTATGCGTTTACCACTGTGCCACACCTCTGAAGGTTTATTGTACAAATTGTCATTAGATTAGACTTTTTTATGGATGAGGTATGGCTTTATGTGGAGCAAGAGGGCAAGggtatttatttagttaattaacaACAAATTTTAGTCAATTTTGCCTTTTCATGTAATCTAGTGGTATATAGTTATTGTCTTTAAGTAATATCAACAATTCTTGAGTTTTAACAATGTTGCACTTTTCAAgggatgatttttacaaaatttataCGTAATTATTGATTGACAGTGTGCTGGCAATTCTAGTGCGCTTTTTCTAACGGCTGCAGCACAAAACCTGTTGTGTCTGAAACTGGCTGAGGAACTCGGGTTGGTCATTGCAAATCCATGGATTTCATGGTTCAAGGCTGCTAGTTTACCGGCTTTTGTATCTCTTCTAGTTACTCCATACATTTTGTACAAAATTTATCCACCTGAAACGAAAGATACACCTGATGCTCCTGCGATGGCTGAAAAGAGGCTTCAAGCCATGGGCCCTGTCACAACTAATGAGTGGATTATGATCGGTACCATGCTTCTTGCTGTC
Coding sequences:
- the LOC110929021 gene encoding dicarboxylate transporter 2.1, chloroplastic — its product is MESTALFSTTFRPPSLHLRSRLSKPISPFKPPFLRSPPPPYPHSFTTKPLHLLKPISASATSIPQPTEPKTLHPQGAKIVPLTLSIAIGLLLRFLIPKPPDVTPQAWQLLSIFLSTIAGLVLSPLPVGAWAFIGLTTSIITKTLTFKTAFSAFTNEVIWLIVISFFFARGFVKTGLGDRIATYFVKWLGKSTLGLSYGLALSETLIAPAMPSTTARAGGVFLPIIKSLAVSGGSKPNDPSSRKLGAYLVQSQFQCAGNSSALFLTAAAQNLLCLKLAEELGLVIANPWISWFKAASLPAFVSLLVTPYILYKIYPPETKDTPDAPAMAEKRLQAMGPVTTNEWIMIGTMLLAVSLWVFGDAIGIPSVVTAMLGLSVLLLLGVLEWNDCLSEKSAWDTLAWFAVLVGMAGQLTNLGIVTWMSNCVAKFLQSFSLSWPAAFGVLQAAYFFIHYMFASQTGHVGALYSAFLAMHLAAGVPAVLAALALAYNTNLFGAQTHYSSGQAAVYFGAGYVELPDVFRIGFIMACINAVIWSVVGGVWWKFLGLY